From one Prochlorococcus marinus str. MIT 0912 genomic stretch:
- a CDS encoding chlorophyll a/b-binding protein codes for MDKTNNYWKTAEQMNGRLAMMGFFAAVINYGITGWIIPGIV; via the coding sequence ATGGATAAAACAAATAACTACTGGAAAACAGCCGAGCAAATGAACGGCCGTCTTGCGATGATGGGCTTCTTTGCAGCTGTGATTAACTACGGAATAACAGGCTGGATCATTCCAGGAATTGTTTAA
- a CDS encoding high light inducible protein, translating to MTTQNNNNRNIDPEKVTAERLNGYAALFGCIALVGAYATTGQIIPGFV from the coding sequence ATGACTACTCAAAACAACAACAACAGAAACATCGATCCTGAAAAGGTAACTGCAGAAAGACTTAACGGCTATGCAGCTTTGTTTGGATGCATTGCTCTAGTCGGTGCTTATGCAACAACAGGCCAAATCATTCCAGGTTTCGTGTAA
- a CDS encoding AAA family ATPase, producing the protein MLVGKVPTPVDELLKNKKPTEWIVDSFGAKGAAVLLAGDKGSVKSAFCYRLAESVSKGDVFLEQLETVQSKVEVVSVSWKINNQIQVDVCGNLALSLYVFDIVVD; encoded by the coding sequence GTGTTAGTAGGAAAAGTCCCAACGCCAGTTGATGAACTTCTAAAAAACAAAAAACCAACAGAGTGGATTGTTGATTCCTTCGGTGCTAAGGGTGCAGCTGTCTTGCTAGCAGGTGATAAAGGAAGTGTTAAATCTGCATTTTGTTATCGCTTAGCAGAATCAGTATCCAAAGGTGATGTATTTCTTGAGCAACTAGAAACTGTTCAGTCGAAAGTAGAAGTAGTAAGCGTTTCATGGAAGATTAATAACCAGATTCAAGTTGACGTATGCGGAAATCTTGCATTGAGTCTGTATGTCTTTGATATTGTTGTTGATTGA
- the psbA gene encoding photosystem II q(b) protein produces MTTIQQQRSSLLKGWPQFCEWVTSTNNRIYVGWFGVLMIPCLLAATTCFIVAFIAAPPVDIDGIREPVAGSFMYGNNIISGAVVPSSNAIGLHFYPIWEAATLDEWLYNGGPYQLVIFHFLIGISAYMGRQWELSYRLGMRPWICVAYSAPVSAAFAVFLVYPFGQGSFSDGMPLGISGTFNFMFVFQAEHNILMHPFHMAGVAGMFGGALFSAMHGSLVTSSLIRETTGLDSQNYGYKFGQEEETYNIVAAHGYFGRLIFQYASFNNSRSLHFFLASWPVICVWLTSMGICTMAFNLNGFNFNQSVVDTSGKVVPTWGDVLNRANLGMEVMHERNAHNFPLDLAAAESTSVALVAPAIG; encoded by the coding sequence ATGACCACCATTCAGCAGCAGCGTTCTTCGTTGCTCAAAGGTTGGCCACAATTCTGCGAGTGGGTTACTTCCACTAACAACCGTATTTATGTCGGTTGGTTCGGTGTATTGATGATCCCTTGCCTTCTTGCGGCAACAACTTGTTTCATCGTTGCTTTTATCGCTGCTCCTCCAGTTGATATCGACGGTATCCGTGAGCCAGTAGCTGGTTCATTCATGTATGGAAACAACATCATTTCTGGTGCTGTTGTTCCTTCAAGTAACGCTATCGGCCTTCACTTCTACCCAATCTGGGAAGCAGCAACTCTTGATGAGTGGCTATATAACGGCGGCCCTTACCAGCTTGTAATCTTCCACTTCCTTATTGGTATCTCTGCATACATGGGACGTCAGTGGGAGCTTTCATACCGTTTAGGTATGCGCCCATGGATCTGTGTTGCTTACTCAGCTCCTGTATCAGCAGCTTTCGCTGTATTCCTTGTTTACCCATTCGGTCAGGGTTCATTCTCTGATGGTATGCCTCTAGGAATCTCTGGAACATTCAACTTCATGTTCGTTTTCCAGGCTGAGCACAACATCTTGATGCACCCATTCCATATGGCTGGTGTAGCAGGTATGTTCGGTGGTGCTTTGTTCTCTGCAATGCACGGTTCTTTGGTTACTTCATCACTTATCCGTGAGACCACAGGACTTGATTCACAGAACTACGGTTACAAGTTTGGACAAGAAGAAGAGACATACAACATCGTTGCAGCTCATGGCTACTTCGGTCGTTTGATCTTCCAATATGCAAGCTTCAACAACAGCCGCAGCCTTCACTTCTTCTTGGCTTCATGGCCAGTGATTTGTGTTTGGTTGACATCTATGGGCATCTGCACCATGGCGTTCAACTTGAACGGCTTTAACTTCAACCAGTCTGTAGTTGATACTTCAGGCAAGGTTGTACCAACCTGGGGTGACGTACTTAACCGTGCAAACCTTGGTATGGAAGTAATGCACGAGCGTAATGCTCACAACTTCCCACTTGACCTAGCAGCTGCTGAGTCTACTTCTGTAGCTCTTGTTGCACCTGCAATCGGTTAA
- a CDS encoding carbonic anhydrase codes for MSLRHPIFHRTILALFWDSQEAGYEHPTLENLESFREELIQELEEGILPIIEKRCYQNPSVKRNEEESEIPQC; via the coding sequence ATGTCACTACGTCATCCTATCTTTCATAGAACAATCCTTGCTCTCTTTTGGGATTCACAAGAAGCTGGCTATGAACACCCAACACTTGAGAATTTAGAGAGCTTTAGAGAAGAGTTAATCCAGGAACTAGAAGAAGGAATACTCCCGATCATTGAAAAACGCTGCTATCAAAATCCTTCTGTGAAACGAAATGAAGAGGAATCTGAAATCCCACAGTGTTAA
- a CDS encoding GIY-YIG nuclease family protein, protein MSGFVYLIRNKDLYKIGITQNLQQRMKALKPDEIISTLATDDYEQLEKDLHKKYKDVRIPQTEYFRLTPSQIKDCKYSLKGNFVTSANFVTSTDETDITILLCTSLAILWGPIFFIGGFFDLFNSGDWKSVYEWPAVAWSLFCAAIFFFLGIASFFSKEEEEGKSDVIKGFFLTSVIAIVQLLLLADTWTSPFA, encoded by the coding sequence ATGAGCGGATTCGTTTACCTGATAAGAAATAAGGATCTTTATAAGATCGGTATCACTCAAAATCTTCAGCAACGTATGAAGGCTCTTAAGCCAGATGAAATTATTTCGACGTTAGCAACAGACGATTATGAGCAATTAGAAAAAGACTTACACAAAAAATATAAAGATGTACGAATACCCCAGACTGAATATTTTCGACTTACTCCCTCTCAGATAAAAGACTGCAAATATTCTTTAAAAGGTAACTTTGTTACTTCAGCAAATTTTGTCACTTCTACAGATGAAACAGACATAACAATTCTTTTATGCACTTCATTAGCAATTCTTTGGGGACCGATATTTTTTATTGGTGGTTTTTTTGACTTATTTAATTCTGGAGATTGGAAATCTGTTTACGAATGGCCAGCAGTTGCTTGGAGCCTATTTTGCGCAGCAATATTCTTTTTTCTGGGGATAGCATCATTTTTCTCCAAGGAAGAGGAGGAGGGGAAGTCGGATGTAATTAAAGGCTTCTTTCTAACTTCTGTAATAGCAATAGTTCAGTTGCTACTACTTGCTGATACTTGGACTAGCCCATTTGCTTAA
- a CDS encoding CCRG-2 family RiPP has translation MNNTELTLDQLAEVAGGGVFAKLDGFKQIIHPQFITGLHDSVHCFRGRKTRNQTNIIVPTDGDDI, from the coding sequence ATGAACAACACTGAACTCACTCTTGATCAATTAGCTGAAGTCGCTGGTGGAGGTGTTTTTGCCAAACTTGATGGTTTTAAACAAATCATTCATCCTCAATTTATAACCGGCTTGCATGACAGTGTCCATTGCTTTAGAGGAAGAAAGACAAGAAATCAAACAAATATAATTGTGCCAACAGATGGAGATGATATTTAA
- a CDS encoding DUF3303 domain-containing protein: protein MALFKLDWAFPTQESSFAGGEKFLEYLEAGGPADETEGFKILWRVTNPLNGTGSFVAEATDISKMWEHAAPWIKGFGCMCEVEAVFSDEQFVTTAKKIYAS, encoded by the coding sequence ATGGCTCTTTTTAAACTTGACTGGGCATTTCCAACTCAGGAATCATCATTTGCAGGAGGAGAAAAATTTCTTGAATATCTTGAAGCTGGTGGCCCAGCTGACGAAACTGAAGGTTTTAAAATTCTTTGGCGTGTGACTAACCCACTTAATGGAACAGGTAGCTTCGTCGCTGAAGCTACTGATATCAGCAAGATGTGGGAGCACGCTGCTCCTTGGATTAAAGGTTTTGGATGTATGTGCGAAGTAGAGGCTGTGTTCTCAGACGAGCAATTTGTTACTACTGCAAAAAAAATCTACGCATCTTAA
- a CDS encoding high light inducible protein produces MQPSNKTILERSIGRPAMMAFVLLTGIYLTTGQLIPGVV; encoded by the coding sequence ATGCAACCATCTAACAAAACAATTCTAGAAAGAAGCATCGGCAGACCAGCCATGATGGCATTCGTTCTTCTAACAGGTATCTACCTCACAACCGGTCAACTTATCCCAGGTGTCGTTTAA
- a CDS encoding high light inducible protein — MTTSSSTASSQVITEYGKQNIFGRETQPQLVEDYTSYPEEAEKTNGRWAMIGMVSLLVSYFSTGQIIPGIF; from the coding sequence ATGACAACTTCTTCCAGTACTGCTTCTTCTCAGGTAATAACTGAGTACGGCAAGCAAAACATCTTTGGCCGTGAAACACAGCCTCAGCTTGTAGAGGACTACACCAGCTACCCAGAAGAAGCAGAAAAGACAAATGGCCGTTGGGCAATGATCGGAATGGTCAGTCTTTTGGTTTCATACTTCTCAACTGGTCAAATCATTCCTGGAATTTTCTAA
- a CDS encoding GmrSD restriction endonuclease domain-containing protein, whose protein sequence is MSSQRYSVTPHPIDTLLTWVKSGEIAIPEIQRPFVWDSTKVRNLMDSLYRGFPVGYLIAWRNPTVKLKDGSTSAGKRILIDGQQRVTALMAALLGQKVINKNYSSIRIKIAFNPLAVDDEKIFEVSNPAILKSSEWVPDISSLFDSDNDLLDVIEEYMERNPTADRKTVGKSIQKLLKILNNQVGLIELAEDLDIETVTEIFIRVNSAGAELSQADFAMSKIAVNESYGGNTLRKAIEYFCNLAVAPECYSQISENDKVFASTPFFQKMSWLKDVNDDIYDPTYTDMLRVAFTSEFGRGKLQDLVALLSGRNFETRQYEEEIAAESFQKLEQGVYNFINKTHFDRLTMILRSAGFITSDLIRSRNAVNFAYIFYLVGRRQKVPADDLEKLVRRWFAMSILKGRYSGSPESRFDQDIRQINEQGLTAFAETILETEFPDTYWTAMLPQSMDTSSSNSPYFIAYQAAQVKAGDQGFLSSHITVSSLMQNQGDKHHFFPRKHLQRLGYQRGKYNQIANFVITQTEINIAISDKAPEVYISEVLNQCKGGPKRYGGITDQSELERNLEMNCIPLSILNTPDLNYESFLDERRKLIALKIKKWIGSL, encoded by the coding sequence TTGTCTAGTCAACGTTATTCAGTTACTCCCCATCCGATAGATACTCTTCTTACATGGGTCAAGAGTGGTGAGATTGCTATACCTGAAATTCAAAGACCTTTTGTTTGGGATTCGACGAAAGTTCGAAATTTAATGGACTCTCTTTACAGAGGGTTCCCTGTCGGATACCTAATTGCTTGGAGGAACCCAACTGTCAAATTAAAAGATGGATCCACTTCTGCTGGTAAAAGGATTCTTATAGATGGTCAACAAAGAGTTACAGCTTTAATGGCTGCTTTGCTTGGACAAAAAGTCATAAACAAAAACTATTCAAGCATTCGTATCAAAATCGCATTTAACCCTTTAGCTGTTGACGACGAAAAAATATTTGAAGTTAGCAACCCAGCGATCCTAAAGAGTTCAGAATGGGTCCCAGATATTTCTAGTTTGTTTGATTCTGATAATGATTTATTAGACGTTATTGAAGAATATATGGAACGGAATCCAACAGCAGATAGAAAGACTGTTGGTAAATCAATTCAAAAATTACTAAAAATTTTAAATAATCAAGTTGGATTAATTGAACTGGCAGAAGACCTTGATATAGAGACTGTGACTGAGATTTTTATAAGAGTTAACTCTGCTGGAGCAGAACTTTCACAGGCTGACTTTGCGATGTCAAAGATTGCAGTTAATGAAAGTTATGGCGGTAATACTCTGCGCAAAGCTATTGAATATTTTTGCAATCTAGCTGTCGCACCAGAGTGTTATTCGCAGATAAGTGAAAACGATAAAGTCTTTGCAAGTACTCCCTTTTTTCAAAAGATGTCATGGCTAAAGGATGTCAACGATGACATCTATGACCCGACTTATACAGACATGCTTAGGGTTGCATTTACTTCAGAGTTTGGGAGAGGGAAACTTCAAGATCTTGTTGCATTACTATCAGGAAGGAATTTCGAAACACGTCAATACGAAGAAGAGATCGCTGCAGAATCATTCCAAAAACTTGAGCAAGGTGTCTACAACTTCATTAATAAAACTCATTTCGATCGATTAACGATGATTCTGCGCTCAGCAGGATTCATTACTAGTGACCTTATACGCAGTAGAAATGCAGTTAACTTCGCTTACATTTTTTATCTAGTCGGTCGTCGTCAAAAGGTCCCAGCCGATGACCTTGAGAAATTAGTAAGACGCTGGTTTGCGATGTCAATCCTTAAAGGACGTTATTCAGGAAGTCCAGAGAGTCGATTTGATCAAGATATTCGACAAATCAATGAGCAAGGATTGACGGCTTTTGCTGAAACTATTTTAGAGACTGAATTCCCTGACACCTACTGGACAGCAATGCTTCCACAATCTATGGATACATCCTCTTCTAATAGTCCTTACTTTATTGCTTATCAAGCAGCACAAGTTAAAGCAGGAGATCAAGGATTTTTATCATCACACATTACCGTTAGTAGCTTGATGCAGAATCAAGGAGATAAGCATCATTTCTTTCCAAGAAAACATCTACAAAGACTTGGTTATCAACGTGGTAAATACAATCAAATTGCAAATTTTGTAATTACTCAAACTGAAATTAATATTGCTATTTCCGACAAGGCTCCTGAGGTCTACATTTCCGAGGTTCTGAATCAATGCAAAGGAGGTCCTAAACGATATGGAGGCATTACAGACCAATCAGAGCTTGAAAGAAATCTAGAAATGAATTGCATTCCGCTTTCAATACTCAATACTCCAGATTTAAATTATGAGAGTTTTTTAGATGAACGGCGTAAATTAATTGCTTTAAAGATTAAGAAATGGATTGGGTCTCTTTAA
- a CDS encoding ELWxxDGT repeat protein yields MSSPKLVKDIYLGSGSSSPRVLGAFGSSLYFFANDNVHGYELWKTDGTESGTVMVKDINTGVGDSLDTSFWLNRDPNLESVGSTLYFGAKNDFGQIHLWKTDGTEAGTVRVKNFGTGTSPHNLTAVGNTLYFSFDDGTHSFELWKTDGTESGTLLVKDINQRPGHSTPSNLTVIGNTLYFTAYDGINGTEIWKTDGTDAGTVLVKDIYSGSGSSFPDSLTAVGNTLYLTANDGINGTELWKTDGTESGTIEVATYPINGSGYFPVMSQSELTSFGNALYFSGQSLYEGTELWKTDGTIYSRVKDIDTSYGHYYGSFPQSLTVVGNTLYFTAGTGYSYNTVNRELWKTDGTEAGTVLVKDIYPGSDGSNPSNLTGVGNTLYFTANDGTNGTELWKTDGTEAGTVLVQNLTAGNGNSVLSDMTAIGDTLYFTYNNGSNGIELWSLGPNNTPADIGITSSSFNENIAAGSTVSNLTTTDSDIGNSHTYTLVNGIGSTDNSAFTISGNSLKIKASPDYETKSSYSIRVQTDDGEGGTYQKAINLAVNDLNAPTGISLTASSFDENINANSTIAVLASTDADATDSHTYSLINGTGDTDNNAFIIDGSSLKIKASPDYETKSSYNIRLKTLDSGGKNFDNSFTLLVNNLNDSPTDIVLDSNQFNENINSYTTVSTLSTIDQDDSDSHIYSLVNGVGDSDNSFVKIDGNQLNIKASPNYETKSSYNIRLKTTDAAGESIEKAFTLSVNDLNDIPTAIALSSASFNENIAGGSTVATVSTTDPDSSDTHTYSLTTGTGSGDNASFSIDGNQLKIIASPDYEAKSSYNIRVKTLDNGGESYEKTFTFSVNDLNAPTSISLTASSFDENINANSTIAILTSTDADATDTHTFSFINGNGDTDNNAFIIDGSSLKIKASPDYETQSTYNIRLQSKDSGGETYEKGLILSVNDVIIDDPNDFKPTITGSAGDDTIQTTIGNDAIDGLGGTDTVTFSGKFSDYAFTRGTNTLEIADQRTTGTTDGTDTLKNIEYIQFSDQTVEASKVDVVKTYSGNYHEYKFYNRGNGKYEIKTDSGYDDITGYPLLRFSGEDTTSALRDVSAIADIKATFDQVTGLTDPSGEMFQLYNAAFKRFPDAEGLKYWINVYSSGINTKKVVAASFVRSAEFKSRYGENVTTEEYVTTLYRNVFDRLPDEDGFNYWVGSLNKEEQSRSDVLMNFAISDENDALFTEMTGLS; encoded by the coding sequence ATGAGTTCGCCAAAGCTTGTAAAAGATATTTATTTAGGTTCTGGGAGTTCAAGTCCAAGAGTTCTAGGGGCTTTTGGATCAAGCCTTTATTTCTTTGCTAACGACAATGTTCACGGCTACGAACTCTGGAAGACAGATGGCACAGAGTCTGGGACCGTTATGGTCAAAGATATCAATACAGGTGTAGGCGATTCCTTAGATACGAGTTTCTGGTTGAATCGTGATCCAAATCTAGAGTCTGTAGGGTCAACACTCTATTTCGGGGCAAAAAATGATTTTGGGCAAATACATCTCTGGAAGACAGATGGAACAGAAGCGGGAACGGTAAGGGTAAAAAATTTTGGAACAGGTACTAGCCCTCACAATCTCACTGCTGTGGGGAATACCCTTTATTTTAGTTTTGATGATGGAACTCACTCCTTCGAGCTATGGAAAACAGATGGAACAGAATCTGGAACACTTTTAGTAAAAGATATTAATCAACGACCAGGTCATTCAACACCTAGCAATCTAACAGTTATTGGTAATACTCTTTATTTTACTGCTTATGATGGTATTAACGGTACAGAAATATGGAAAACAGATGGTACCGACGCAGGTACTGTCCTAGTTAAAGACATTTATTCTGGATCTGGCAGCTCATTTCCAGACTCTCTAACCGCAGTTGGTAATACGCTTTATCTTACTGCTAATGATGGTATTAACGGGACAGAATTATGGAAGACTGACGGGACAGAATCTGGAACCATTGAAGTGGCTACTTATCCCATTAATGGTTCGGGATACTTTCCTGTCATGTCACAAAGTGAGTTGACTTCATTTGGTAATGCACTTTACTTCTCTGGTCAATCACTTTATGAAGGGACAGAACTTTGGAAAACTGATGGAACAATATACAGCAGGGTCAAAGATATTGATACTAGCTACGGACATTATTATGGCTCGTTTCCACAGTCACTTACAGTTGTTGGCAATACTCTTTATTTTACGGCAGGAACAGGATACTCATACAATACAGTTAATAGAGAGCTTTGGAAAACAGATGGCACAGAAGCTGGTACTGTCTTAGTTAAAGATATCTATCCTGGCTCAGATGGTTCAAATCCTTCTAATCTAACGGGAGTTGGTAATACACTTTATTTCACAGCTAATGATGGTACTAACGGGACAGAATTATGGAAGACTGACGGGACAGAAGCAGGTACTGTCTTAGTTCAAAACCTTACAGCTGGTAATGGTAATTCGGTTCTAAGCGATATGACCGCTATTGGAGATACTCTTTATTTTACGTACAATAACGGTAGTAATGGTATAGAACTTTGGAGCCTTGGACCTAACAACACTCCAGCAGATATAGGCATTACATCCTCAAGCTTTAACGAAAATATTGCAGCAGGTTCAACTGTCTCAAACTTAACGACAACTGATAGTGATATAGGAAATAGTCATACCTACACATTGGTGAATGGTATTGGATCAACTGATAACAGTGCTTTTACGATTTCTGGAAATAGCCTAAAGATTAAGGCTTCTCCTGATTATGAAACCAAATCCTCCTATTCCATTCGAGTGCAAACTGATGATGGTGAGGGAGGAACTTATCAAAAAGCTATCAATCTCGCAGTCAATGATCTCAACGCACCAACCGGAATATCCCTAACAGCATCATCCTTTGATGAAAATATCAATGCCAACTCAACAATTGCAGTTCTCGCAAGTACCGATGCTGATGCAACTGATAGTCATACTTACTCTTTAATTAATGGCACTGGAGATACCGATAACAACGCATTCATAATTGATGGATCATCCTTGAAAATCAAAGCTTCTCCTGACTATGAAACTAAATCTTCTTACAATATTAGACTTAAAACGCTCGATAGTGGTGGTAAGAATTTTGACAATAGCTTTACTCTTTTAGTCAATAATTTAAATGATTCTCCAACAGACATTGTCTTAGATAGCAATCAATTTAATGAGAACATTAATTCTTATACAACTGTTTCTACATTATCAACAATTGATCAAGACGACTCAGATTCACATATCTACTCTTTAGTTAATGGTGTTGGAGATAGTGATAATTCTTTCGTCAAGATTGACGGAAATCAATTAAATATTAAAGCTTCTCCAAATTACGAAACAAAATCCTCATACAACATCCGCTTAAAAACTACAGATGCTGCAGGCGAAAGTATTGAAAAAGCTTTCACTCTCTCGGTGAATGATTTAAATGACATCCCAACCGCAATTGCGTTAAGTAGCGCAAGCTTTAATGAAAATATTGCAGGAGGATCAACCGTTGCAACCGTATCAACAACTGATCCAGATAGCTCAGATACACATACTTACTCTCTAACTACTGGTACAGGTTCAGGTGATAATGCGTCGTTTAGCATTGATGGGAATCAACTCAAAATCATAGCTTCTCCAGACTACGAGGCAAAATCTTCTTACAACATCAGAGTCAAAACTCTAGATAATGGTGGTGAATCCTATGAGAAAACATTCACTTTCTCAGTCAATGATCTGAATGCTCCAACCTCAATATCCCTAACAGCATCATCCTTTGATGAAAATATCAATGCCAACTCAACGATTGCAATTCTCACGAGTACCGATGCTGATGCAACTGATACTCATACTTTCTCTTTCATCAATGGTAATGGTGATACAGATAACAACGCATTCATCATTGATGGATCATCCTTAAAAATCAAAGCTTCTCCTGACTACGAAACTCAATCGACTTACAACATCCGTCTACAAAGTAAAGATAGTGGTGGTGAGACTTATGAAAAAGGTCTTATCCTGTCCGTCAATGATGTGATCATTGATGATCCCAATGACTTTAAGCCCACTATAACGGGAAGTGCAGGTGATGACACCATTCAAACTACGATTGGGAATGATGCTATCGATGGTCTAGGTGGAACAGATACTGTCACTTTCTCAGGAAAGTTTTCAGACTACGCCTTTACCCGTGGAACAAATACTCTGGAAATCGCCGACCAAAGGACAACAGGAACAACTGATGGAACAGATACTCTCAAAAATATTGAATACATTCAATTCTCAGATCAAACCGTAGAAGCATCAAAAGTAGACGTCGTTAAAACCTATAGCGGTAATTATCATGAATACAAGTTCTACAACAGAGGCAATGGAAAATATGAAATCAAGACTGACTCTGGTTATGACGACATCACTGGCTATCCCTTATTGAGATTTTCTGGAGAAGACACAACAAGTGCCTTACGTGATGTCAGTGCTATTGCTGATATTAAAGCGACCTTTGATCAAGTCACTGGATTAACTGATCCCTCTGGTGAAATGTTCCAACTCTATAACGCTGCCTTTAAACGATTCCCTGATGCCGAAGGTTTGAAATATTGGATTAATGTCTATAGTTCTGGGATTAATACAAAGAAAGTTGTTGCTGCATCATTTGTTCGATCAGCTGAATTTAAAAGTCGTTATGGAGAGAACGTGACCACTGAAGAATATGTCACGACGCTATATCGCAATGTGTTTGATCGTTTACCAGATGAAGATGGTTTTAACTATTGGGTGGGAAGTTTAAATAAAGAAGAACAGAGCAGATCAGACGTTCTCATGAATTTTGCTATCTCAGATGAAAATGATGCTCTCTTTACTGAAATGACTGGATTGAGTTGA
- a CDS encoding helix-turn-helix domain-containing protein, translated as MLIIWALDTKKTRINRYRSYGWTWKKIADIYGVSPTTARRWSMA; from the coding sequence ATGCTGATTATCTGGGCATTAGACACTAAGAAAACCAGAATTAACAGGTATAGAAGTTACGGCTGGACTTGGAAAAAGATTGCTGATATTTATGGGGTAAGTCCAACTACTGCTAGGCGGTGGTCTATGGCTTAA